One window of the Streptomyces asoensis genome contains the following:
- a CDS encoding YczE/YyaS/YitT family protein, giving the protein MSEPPPQETPPRDPHGHLARRLIQLYAGLALYGASSALLVRAGLGLEPWNVLHQGLAELTGLTIGVVSIIVGAAVLLLWIPLRQRPGLGTVSNVFVVGLAMDGTLAYVPEAHGLAVQVPLLLAGIVLNGAATGLYIAASFGPGPRDGLMTGLHRRTGRSIRLMRTAVEVAVVVTGFALGGTIGVGTLLYAVTIGPLAQLFLRMFAVPAASGGSTVVATGTPEGAILRP; this is encoded by the coding sequence TTGTCCGAGCCGCCACCGCAGGAAACACCCCCGCGGGATCCGCACGGCCACCTCGCCCGCCGATTGATCCAGCTGTACGCGGGTCTCGCGCTCTACGGCGCCAGCTCCGCCCTCCTGGTGCGGGCGGGCCTCGGCCTCGAGCCCTGGAACGTGCTGCACCAGGGTCTCGCCGAGCTCACCGGCCTGACGATCGGCGTCGTGTCGATCATCGTGGGCGCGGCGGTGCTGCTGCTGTGGATCCCGCTGCGCCAGCGCCCGGGCCTCGGCACGGTCTCCAACGTCTTCGTCGTCGGCCTCGCGATGGACGGCACGCTCGCGTACGTCCCCGAAGCACACGGCCTCGCCGTCCAGGTGCCGCTGCTGCTGGCCGGGATCGTCCTCAACGGGGCGGCCACCGGCCTCTACATCGCGGCCAGCTTCGGGCCGGGCCCGCGCGACGGGCTGATGACGGGGCTGCACCGGCGTACCGGGCGTTCGATCCGGCTGATGCGGACGGCGGTGGAGGTGGCGGTCGTGGTGACCGGGTTCGCCCTCGGCGGCACCATCGGCGTCGGCACCCTGCTCTACGCGGTGACGATCGGTCCGCTCGCTCAGCTCTTCCTGCGGATGTTCGCCGTTCCCGCTGCATCGGGCGGCAGCACGGTCGTTGCCACCGGGACACCCGAGGGAGCCATACTGCGTCCGTGA
- the fxsA gene encoding FxsA family membrane protein, with amino-acid sequence MTTGSPTPAYPTPAQPPAQPRRSRLRTFLPLALAAWLVLEIWLLTVVAGATSGLVVLLLLVAGFVLGAVVIKRAGRRAFQNLNEALQRGTVSSGRGGGNGLTMLGGLFLMIPGLASDVIGLLLLLPPVQKAVSGYGERKLRAAAGTPGTLGDAFQQARIHRPDGKVVQGEVIRDEQ; translated from the coding sequence ATGACGACTGGCTCTCCGACCCCCGCGTACCCGACACCCGCTCAGCCCCCCGCCCAGCCCCGCCGCTCCCGTCTTCGGACGTTCCTGCCGCTGGCGCTCGCCGCCTGGCTGGTGCTGGAGATCTGGCTGCTGACCGTGGTCGCGGGCGCGACGAGCGGGCTGGTGGTCCTCCTGCTCCTGGTCGCCGGCTTCGTCCTGGGCGCCGTGGTCATCAAGCGGGCCGGTCGCCGGGCCTTCCAGAACCTGAACGAGGCGCTCCAGCGCGGCACGGTCTCCTCCGGCCGGGGCGGCGGCAACGGCCTCACGATGCTCGGCGGCCTGTTCCTGATGATCCCGGGCCTGGCCTCCGACGTGATCGGCCTGCTCCTGCTGCTCCCGCCGGTCCAGAAGGCGGTCAGCGGCTACGGGGAGCGCAAGCTGAGGGCTGCCGCGGGCACGCCCGGCACCCTGGGGGACGCGTTCCAGCAGGCCCGTATCCACCGCCCGGACGGCAAGGTCGTGCAGGGCGAGGTCATCAGGGACGAGCAGTGA
- a CDS encoding RNA polymerase-binding protein RbpA: protein MSERALRGTRLVVTSYETDRGIDLAPRQAVEYACEKGHRFEMPFSVEAEIPPEWECKVCGAPALLVDGDGPEEKKAKPARTHWDMLMERRTREELEEVLEERLAVLRSGAMNLAVHPRDSRKSA, encoded by the coding sequence ATGAGTGAGCGAGCTCTTCGCGGCACGCGCCTCGTGGTGACCAGCTACGAGACGGACCGCGGCATCGACCTGGCCCCGCGCCAGGCCGTGGAGTACGCATGCGAGAAGGGGCACCGGTTTGAGATGCCCTTCTCGGTCGAGGCGGAGATTCCGCCGGAGTGGGAGTGCAAGGTCTGTGGAGCCCCTGCACTCCTCGTGGACGGCGACGGCCCTGAGGAGAAGAAGGCCAAGCCCGCGCGTACACATTGGGACATGCTGATGGAGCGGCGGACCCGCGAGGAACTCGAAGAGGTCCTCGAGGAGCGGCTCGCCGTTCTGCGGTCCGGGGCGATGAACCTTGCGGTGCATCCCCGCGACAGCCGCAAAAGCGCATAG
- a CDS encoding glycerophosphodiester phosphodiesterase — protein sequence MTHPYLDHPGPIPFAHRGGAADGLENTAAQFRRAVEAGYRYIETDVHATRDGKLVAFHDATLDRVTDGAGRIADLLWSDVRHARVAGKEPVPLFEELLETFPEVRWNVDLKAEPALHPLLNLIARTGAWDRVCVGSFSEARIVRAQRLAGPRLATSYGTRGVLNLWLRSWGVPAALRRSAIAAQVPESRSGIQVVDRRFVRAAHARGLQVHVWTINDPDRMHRLLDLGVDGIMTDHIDTLREVMEDRGVWV from the coding sequence ATGACCCACCCGTATCTCGACCATCCGGGGCCCATCCCGTTCGCCCACCGCGGTGGGGCCGCGGACGGTCTGGAGAACACCGCCGCGCAGTTCCGGCGCGCGGTCGAGGCGGGTTACCGCTATATCGAGACCGATGTGCACGCCACGCGGGACGGCAAGCTCGTCGCCTTCCACGACGCGACGCTGGACCGGGTGACCGACGGCGCGGGCCGCATAGCCGACCTCCTCTGGTCGGACGTACGGCACGCGCGCGTGGCGGGCAAGGAGCCGGTGCCGCTCTTCGAGGAACTCCTGGAGACGTTCCCCGAGGTGCGGTGGAACGTCGATCTCAAGGCGGAGCCGGCGCTGCACCCCCTGCTCAACCTGATCGCACGCACGGGCGCGTGGGACCGGGTCTGCGTCGGCTCGTTCTCGGAGGCGCGGATAGTCCGGGCCCAGCGGCTGGCCGGGCCGCGCCTGGCGACCTCGTACGGCACCCGGGGCGTGCTCAACCTGTGGCTGCGGTCCTGGGGCGTGCCCGCGGCGCTGCGCCGCTCGGCGATCGCCGCGCAGGTGCCCGAGAGCCGGTCGGGCATCCAGGTCGTGGACCGTCGCTTCGTCCGAGCGGCCCACGCGCGCGGGCTCCAGGTGCACGTGTGGACGATCAACGATCCGGATCGGATGCACCGGCTCCTGGACCTCGGGGTCGATGGCATCATGACCGATCACATCGACACGTTGCGCGAGGTCATGGAGGACCGCGGCGTCTGGGTCTGA
- a CDS encoding MFS transporter: protein MDIDTVRTAASDEAAERRREQRGWYFYDWACSVYSTSVLTVFLGPYLTSVAKRAADADGYVHPLGIPVRAGSFFAYSVSLSVIVAVLVMPLVGAAADRSGRKKPLLGAAAYVGAAATTGMFFLGGDRYLLGGALLIVANAAQSVAMMLYNSYLPQIAPPEERDAVSSRGWAFGYAAGSLVLVVNLVLYLAHDSFGVSESMAVRICLASAGLWWGGFTLIPLLRLRDRPTPAQEATAQKDQTARTARTARTAPGLRQLAATVRDMRRHPLTLAFLLAYLIYNDGIQTVISQASVYGSEELGLSQSTLIGAVLLVQVLAVAGALGMGRLARTYGAKHTILGSLAAWTITLGAGYFLPAGAPVGFFLLAAAIGLVLGGSQALSRSLFSHLVPPGKEAEYFSAYEMSDRGMSWLGPLLFGVTYQVTGSYRDAIISLVIFFVVGFLLLVRVPVRQAISDAGNPVPEKI, encoded by the coding sequence GTGGACATCGACACCGTGCGGACGGCGGCGTCCGACGAGGCCGCCGAACGGCGGCGCGAGCAGCGCGGCTGGTATTTCTACGACTGGGCGTGCTCCGTCTATTCGACGAGCGTGCTCACCGTGTTCCTCGGCCCGTATCTGACATCGGTCGCCAAGCGAGCGGCGGACGCCGACGGGTACGTGCATCCGCTGGGCATCCCGGTGCGGGCCGGTTCCTTCTTCGCGTACTCGGTGTCCCTGTCGGTGATCGTGGCCGTGCTGGTGATGCCCCTGGTGGGTGCGGCCGCCGACCGCAGCGGCCGCAAGAAGCCCCTGCTGGGCGCCGCCGCCTATGTGGGCGCCGCGGCCACGACCGGCATGTTCTTCCTGGGCGGCGACCGCTATCTGCTGGGCGGCGCGCTGCTGATCGTGGCGAACGCGGCCCAGTCCGTGGCGATGATGCTCTACAACTCCTATCTGCCGCAGATCGCCCCGCCCGAGGAGCGCGACGCGGTCTCCTCCCGGGGTTGGGCCTTCGGCTACGCGGCGGGCTCGCTGGTCCTGGTCGTCAACCTGGTGCTCTACCTCGCCCACGACTCCTTCGGTGTCTCCGAGTCGATGGCCGTGCGGATCTGCCTGGCCTCGGCCGGCCTGTGGTGGGGCGGCTTCACGCTGATCCCGCTGCTGCGGCTGCGCGACCGGCCGACCCCCGCCCAGGAGGCGACCGCCCAGAAGGATCAGACGGCTCGGACCGCTCGGACCGCCCGTACGGCTCCTGGACTGCGTCAGCTCGCAGCGACGGTCCGCGACATGCGCCGCCACCCGCTGACCCTCGCCTTCCTCCTCGCGTACCTGATCTACAACGACGGCATCCAGACCGTGATCTCCCAGGCCTCGGTCTACGGCTCCGAGGAGCTCGGCCTCAGCCAGTCCACGCTGATCGGCGCCGTCCTGCTGGTGCAGGTGCTGGCCGTGGCGGGCGCGCTGGGCATGGGACGTCTGGCCCGGACGTACGGCGCGAAGCACACGATCCTCGGCTCACTGGCGGCCTGGACGATCACCCTGGGCGCCGGCTACTTCCTGCCCGCCGGGGCGCCGGTCGGCTTCTTCCTGCTGGCGGCCGCGATCGGCCTGGTCCTCGGCGGCAGCCAGGCGCTGTCCCGCTCCCTCTTCTCCCACCTGGTCCCGCCCGGCAAGGAGGCCGAGTACTTCTCGGCGTACGAGATGAGCGACCGCGGCATGAGCTGGCTCGGCCCGCTGCTCTTCGGGGTCACCTACCAGGTGACCGGGAGCTACCGGGACGCGATCATCTCGCTGGTGATCTTCTTCGTCGTCGGGTTCCTGCTGCTCGTCCGGGTGCCGGTACGGCAGGCGATCAGCGACGCGGGGAATCCGGTGCCCGAGAAGATTTAG
- a CDS encoding ankyrin repeat domain-containing protein, whose product MSEAPDPEVVELATKIFDLARGGRTEELVAYVDAGVPANLTNDRGDSLVMLAAYHGHADAVRALLARGAEADRINDRGQTPLAGAAFKGETDVIRVLLEAGADPSQGTPSAVDTARMFGRAELLDLFGVH is encoded by the coding sequence ATGAGCGAAGCCCCCGACCCCGAGGTCGTGGAGCTGGCGACCAAGATCTTCGATCTGGCCCGCGGGGGTCGGACCGAGGAGCTCGTGGCGTACGTCGACGCGGGCGTTCCGGCCAACCTCACCAACGACCGCGGCGACTCCCTGGTGATGCTCGCCGCGTACCACGGCCATGCCGACGCGGTCCGGGCCCTGCTGGCCCGCGGCGCCGAGGCCGACCGGATCAACGACCGAGGTCAGACCCCGCTCGCCGGGGCGGCCTTCAAGGGTGAGACGGACGTCATCAGGGTCCTGCTGGAGGCGGGCGCCGACCCCTCCCAGGGGACCCCGTCGGCCGTCGACACCGCTCGCATGTTCGGCAGGGCCGAGCTGCTGGACCTGTTCGGCGTGCACTGA
- a CDS encoding polyprenol monophosphomannose synthase: MNDGDGTLAAQDRGRQFGPLGTALVIIPTYNEAENIKTIVGRVRKAVPEAHVLVADDNSPDGTGKLADELAVGDDQVQVLHRKGKEGLGAAYLAGFRWGLENGYGVLIEMDADGSHQPEELPRLLTALKSADLVLGSRWVPGGRVVNWPRSREVISRGGSLYSRLALDLPLRDITGGYRAFRRETLEGLGLEEVASQGYCFQVDLARRAVKAGFHVIEVPITFVEREHGDSKMSRDILVEALWRVTAWGVGERVGKITGRSAGRPERPQAPAKSHSDG; the protein is encoded by the coding sequence GTGAACGACGGCGACGGGACCCTCGCGGCACAGGACCGGGGAAGGCAGTTCGGTCCGCTCGGCACGGCCTTGGTGATCATCCCGACCTACAACGAGGCGGAGAACATCAAGACCATCGTCGGCCGGGTGCGCAAGGCCGTCCCCGAGGCTCACGTCCTCGTGGCCGACGACAACAGCCCCGACGGCACCGGCAAGCTCGCCGACGAGCTGGCCGTGGGTGACGACCAGGTCCAGGTGCTGCACCGCAAGGGCAAGGAAGGCCTCGGCGCCGCCTACCTCGCGGGCTTCCGCTGGGGCCTGGAGAACGGCTACGGCGTGCTGATCGAGATGGACGCCGACGGCTCCCACCAGCCCGAGGAGCTGCCCCGCCTGCTCACCGCGCTCAAGAGCGCCGATCTGGTCCTGGGCTCCCGCTGGGTGCCGGGCGGCCGGGTGGTGAACTGGCCCAGGTCCCGTGAGGTCATCTCCCGCGGCGGCAGTCTCTACTCCCGCCTCGCCCTCGACCTCCCGCTGCGCGACATCACCGGCGGCTACCGCGCCTTCCGCCGCGAGACCCTGGAGGGCCTCGGTCTGGAGGAGGTCGCCTCCCAGGGGTACTGCTTCCAGGTCGACCTCGCCCGCCGTGCCGTCAAGGCCGGCTTCCATGTCATCGAGGTCCCCATCACCTTCGTCGAGCGCGAGCACGGCGACTCCAAGATGAGCCGCGACATCCTCGTCGAGGCCCTGTGGCGGGTCACGGCCTGGGGCGTGGGGGAGCGGGTCGGCAAGATCACTGGCCGGAGCGCCGGGCGGCCGGAGCGTCCACAGGCGCCCGCCAAGTCTCACAGCGACGGCTGA
- a CDS encoding HEAT repeat domain-containing protein, with protein sequence MFDPVIAPSGTLLGLLQRGRGDGTLHALTAPRAEALAALNHCVLRDPRHDWQVENRSLYYARLYLDLHGELDEIEAHLFDVEDSFDTEESRTGLALAVLGHLASYGRREALALLRRYAASGANWAWALDELALRDDDAGLRALAAPVLARFATDTEGEAELAAAVRDAFEPRPWRLWAEDPREYVSTRVRAAQEAGCFDRWQRQMSPSGPRPGWSVQAVFEWAQQGVERGAALHVPAARCLSAVAGPEDRAEIVQAAKDGTEGARCTALRYLADFDDPDALLLIEQAVVTGSTPVVEAAVDAFERMRSIAAVDRARGWAHRPDPLGAAAGRMLACRGGTQDSDLVLGALREAVRGEGCDAPSLWTLVDGAGRLGIVCAAPVLRHIYRETASSHLRGRCARALAATDPSYATGFAVECLWDCEEGTREIAARHAETGDARVVERLRRLAADPAEEAEVQTAVRSRIGPDAASAM encoded by the coding sequence ATGTTCGATCCGGTCATAGCGCCCAGCGGTACGCTGCTCGGCCTGCTCCAGAGGGGCCGCGGCGACGGCACGTTGCACGCGCTCACCGCTCCGCGAGCCGAGGCGCTCGCGGCGCTGAACCACTGTGTGCTGCGGGACCCCCGCCACGACTGGCAGGTGGAGAACCGCTCCCTCTACTACGCCCGTCTCTACCTCGATCTGCACGGCGAGCTGGACGAGATCGAGGCCCACCTCTTCGACGTCGAGGACTCCTTCGACACCGAGGAGTCCCGCACGGGCCTGGCCCTTGCCGTCCTCGGCCACCTCGCCTCCTACGGCAGGCGGGAGGCCCTGGCCCTGCTGCGCCGGTACGCGGCCTCAGGAGCCAACTGGGCCTGGGCCCTGGACGAACTCGCCCTGCGGGACGACGACGCCGGTCTGCGAGCCCTCGCGGCACCCGTGCTCGCACGGTTCGCCACCGATACCGAGGGCGAGGCCGAACTCGCCGCCGCCGTACGGGACGCCTTCGAGCCACGGCCCTGGCGGCTGTGGGCCGAGGATCCCCGCGAGTACGTCTCCACGCGCGTGCGTGCCGCTCAGGAAGCCGGCTGTTTCGACCGCTGGCAACGGCAGATGAGTCCGAGCGGACCCCGCCCCGGCTGGAGCGTCCAGGCCGTCTTCGAATGGGCCCAGCAGGGCGTCGAACGCGGAGCCGCGCTCCATGTCCCCGCCGCCCGCTGCCTCTCCGCCGTGGCCGGGCCCGAGGACCGCGCCGAGATCGTGCAGGCGGCCAAGGACGGTACCGAGGGAGCCCGGTGCACCGCCCTGCGCTACCTCGCCGACTTCGACGACCCCGACGCCCTCCTCCTGATCGAACAGGCCGTGGTCACCGGCTCGACGCCCGTCGTCGAAGCCGCCGTCGACGCCTTCGAGCGCATGCGCAGCATCGCCGCCGTGGACCGGGCCCGCGGCTGGGCCCACCGGCCCGACCCCCTGGGCGCCGCGGCCGGCCGCATGCTCGCCTGCCGGGGCGGCACCCAGGACAGCGACCTCGTCCTCGGCGCCCTGCGCGAGGCCGTACGCGGCGAGGGCTGCGACGCGCCGAGCCTGTGGACCCTCGTCGACGGCGCCGGACGGCTCGGCATCGTCTGCGCGGCACCCGTGCTGCGCCATATCTACCGCGAGACGGCCTCGTCCCATCTGCGCGGGCGCTGCGCCCGCGCACTCGCCGCCACCGACCCCTCCTACGCCACCGGCTTCGCCGTCGAGTGCCTCTGGGACTGCGAGGAGGGCACCCGCGAGATCGCCGCCCGGCACGCCGAGACCGGCGACGCCCGGGTCGTGGAGCGCCTGCGCCGGCTCGCCGCCGATCCGGCCGAGGAGGCGGAGGTCCAGACTGCCGTGCGGAGCCGGATCGGACCGGACGCCGCGTCCGCGATGTGA
- a CDS encoding ATP-binding protein, giving the protein MARRPLPSILSTGSAQIARSRELARTAADSATDVLHPLITITRGLRRLASAGRRRWAETPKDKRGPLLFLVASLILVVVLVPYGPLLAVITLMAAAAWQGRDRNPPAPDGPDESQIQRLEVLYEALVPHFSTADDPAPLYAHGGDWETVFPTLEFDDSGRVTLLVIRYPAFFPDGEAAPRARIEQLLAAKSGRGREYLFVWDEEGNELTLSVLTPLPTDFTAQRFVTAPGETVLGFTDPSRVQRTLPLAHDEDRHDVPPVVWRTGIRSTEPHLLAVGQPGSGTSTLLRSIALQALQHGGDVLVIEGGSTGEYACLTGRDGVLGVEVGLAGALAALEWAVHETERRLIAANHARQAGDPPPDDTRHPLWILLDRPTAFTHLADTDGRKDPQSLLQVPLRHGRAVGVTVVVAEQFDALDSLSDAVRQHTRARVTLGPTSKQQLEAVLGVPPHTTPVDDTPPGRGYARLGSGPVHRLQVPATPDPYDDATSDAHRQAVLDLLPPRSTPADTETLPPVPVEVVLSKPADTDAEATKAPGADAVAADAVGAEQVSSAGGGG; this is encoded by the coding sequence GTGGCCCGGCGCCCCCTTCCCAGCATCCTGAGCACAGGCAGCGCGCAGATCGCCCGGAGCCGGGAGCTGGCCCGGACGGCGGCCGACAGCGCCACCGATGTCCTCCATCCGCTGATCACGATCACCCGCGGACTGCGCCGGCTGGCCTCGGCCGGGCGGCGCAGGTGGGCCGAGACCCCCAAGGACAAGCGCGGACCGCTGCTGTTCCTGGTGGCCTCGTTGATCCTGGTCGTGGTGCTGGTGCCGTACGGCCCGCTGCTCGCGGTCATCACCCTGATGGCGGCAGCGGCCTGGCAGGGCAGGGACCGCAACCCACCGGCTCCCGATGGCCCCGACGAGTCGCAGATCCAGCGACTCGAGGTGCTCTACGAGGCCCTGGTCCCGCACTTCTCGACGGCCGACGACCCCGCTCCCCTGTACGCCCACGGCGGCGACTGGGAGACCGTCTTCCCGACGCTGGAGTTCGACGACTCGGGCCGCGTGACCCTCCTCGTGATCCGCTACCCCGCGTTCTTCCCGGACGGAGAGGCCGCCCCACGCGCACGGATCGAGCAGCTGCTCGCCGCGAAGTCCGGCCGTGGCCGCGAGTACCTCTTCGTCTGGGACGAGGAGGGCAACGAACTCACCCTCAGTGTCCTCACCCCCCTCCCCACGGACTTCACGGCCCAACGCTTCGTCACCGCCCCCGGCGAGACGGTCCTGGGCTTCACCGACCCCTCCCGGGTCCAGCGCACGCTCCCCCTCGCCCACGACGAGGACCGGCACGACGTACCGCCGGTCGTCTGGCGCACCGGCATCCGCTCCACCGAGCCGCACCTGCTGGCGGTCGGCCAGCCCGGCAGCGGCACCTCCACCCTGCTGCGCTCCATCGCCCTCCAGGCCCTCCAGCACGGCGGTGACGTCCTGGTGATCGAGGGCGGCAGCACCGGCGAGTACGCCTGCCTCACCGGCCGGGACGGCGTCCTGGGCGTCGAGGTCGGACTGGCCGGGGCGCTGGCCGCCCTGGAGTGGGCCGTACACGAGACGGAGCGTCGGCTCATCGCCGCCAACCATGCCCGGCAGGCGGGCGACCCGCCGCCGGACGACACCAGACACCCGTTGTGGATCCTTCTGGACCGCCCCACCGCCTTCACCCACCTGGCCGACACGGACGGACGCAAGGACCCGCAGTCCCTCCTCCAGGTCCCGCTCCGGCACGGCCGCGCGGTCGGGGTCACGGTGGTGGTGGCCGAGCAGTTCGACGCCCTGGACTCCCTGAGCGACGCCGTACGGCAGCACACCCGCGCGCGGGTCACGCTCGGGCCGACGTCGAAGCAGCAACTGGAGGCGGTCCTCGGCGTGCCCCCGCACACCACGCCCGTCGACGACACGCCGCCGGGACGCGGATACGCCCGGCTCGGATCGGGGCCGGTGCACCGGCTCCAGGTGCCGGCGACTCCGGACCCGTACGACGACGCGACGAGCGACGCGCATCGGCAGGCGGTGCTGGACCTCCTGCCGCCGCGCTCCACGCCTGCCGACACGGAGACGTTGCCGCCGGTACCGGTCGAGGTCGTGCTCAGCAAACCGGCGGACACGGACGCCGAGGCCACGAAGGCGCCGGGTGCCGACGCCGTGGCAGCCGACGCCGTGGGCGCGGAGCAGGTGTCGAGCGCGGGCGGGGGCGGGTGA
- a CDS encoding PLP-dependent aminotransferase family protein → MAQWTSAVGAAQLARLLKSQQDRPAGPGSRRPPAYRALADGIRLLVLEGRVPVAARLPAERELALSLSVSRTTVAAAYEALRAEGFLESRRGAGSWTAVPAGNPVPARGLEPLPPEALGSIIDLGCAALPAPEPWLTRAVRGALEELPPYAHTHGDYPAGLPALRSMIAERYTARGIPTMPEQIMVTTGAMGAIDAICHLFGGRGERIAVESPSYANILQLMREAGARLVPVAMAEGLAGWDMDRWRQVLREAAPRIAYVVADFHNPTGALADEDQRRRLVEAARSAGTVLVADETMSELWLDDDVEMPRPVCGFDPAGSTVITVGSASKAFWAGMRIGWVRAAPDVIRSLVAARAYADLGTPVLEQLAVNWLFSTGGWEQAVELRRHQARENRDDLVAAVRRELPEWEFAVPEGGLTLWVRAGGLSGSRLAEAGERVGLRVPSGPRFGVDGAFEGYVRLPFTVGGAVAVEAAARLAAAARIVESGGTVGAEGPRTFVA, encoded by the coding sequence ATGGCGCAGTGGACCTCGGCGGTGGGGGCCGCACAGCTCGCGCGGCTGCTCAAATCCCAGCAGGACCGCCCGGCCGGCCCCGGATCGCGCCGACCGCCGGCCTACCGGGCGCTCGCCGACGGCATCCGGCTGCTGGTGCTGGAAGGCCGCGTCCCCGTCGCCGCGCGCCTGCCCGCGGAACGGGAACTGGCGCTGTCCCTGTCCGTGAGCCGTACGACCGTCGCCGCCGCCTACGAGGCGCTGCGCGCCGAGGGGTTCCTGGAGTCCCGGCGCGGCGCGGGCAGCTGGACGGCCGTCCCGGCGGGCAACCCGGTTCCGGCGCGCGGCCTGGAGCCGCTGCCGCCCGAGGCGCTCGGCTCGATCATCGACCTGGGCTGCGCGGCGCTGCCCGCGCCCGAGCCCTGGCTCACCCGCGCCGTGCGGGGCGCGCTGGAGGAGTTGCCGCCGTACGCCCACACGCACGGCGACTATCCGGCGGGCCTGCCCGCGCTGCGGTCGATGATCGCCGAGCGGTACACCGCGCGCGGGATTCCGACGATGCCCGAGCAGATCATGGTCACCACCGGCGCGATGGGCGCCATCGACGCCATCTGTCATCTGTTCGGCGGGCGCGGCGAGCGCATCGCCGTCGAGTCGCCCTCCTACGCCAACATCCTCCAGCTGATGCGGGAGGCGGGCGCGCGCCTGGTGCCCGTCGCGATGGCCGAGGGGCTCGCCGGGTGGGACATGGACCGCTGGCGCCAGGTCCTGCGCGAGGCCGCGCCGCGCATCGCGTATGTCGTCGCCGACTTCCACAACCCGACCGGCGCGCTCGCCGACGAGGACCAGCGGCGCCGGCTCGTGGAGGCGGCCCGTTCCGCAGGGACCGTGCTGGTCGCCGACGAGACCATGAGCGAACTGTGGCTCGACGACGATGTCGAGATGCCGCGGCCCGTCTGCGGCTTCGATCCCGCGGGGTCGACGGTGATCACGGTGGGGTCGGCGAGCAAGGCTTTCTGGGCCGGGATGCGCATCGGCTGGGTGCGGGCGGCCCCGGACGTGATCCGCAGCCTCGTCGCGGCGCGCGCCTACGCCGACCTGGGCACACCGGTGCTGGAGCAGCTGGCGGTGAACTGGCTGTTCAGCACCGGCGGCTGGGAGCAGGCCGTCGAGCTGCGCCGCCACCAGGCCCGGGAGAACCGGGACGACCTGGTCGCGGCGGTGCGCCGGGAGCTTCCGGAGTGGGAGTTCGCCGTGCCCGAGGGCGGACTGACGCTGTGGGTGCGGGCCGGGGGGCTCTCCGGGTCACGGCTCGCCGAGGCGGGGGAGCGGGTGGGCCTGCGGGTGCCGTCCGGACCGCGGTTCGGTGTCGACGGCGCCTTCGAGGGGTATGTGCGGCTGCCGTTCACCGTGGGAGGCGCGGTGGCGGTGGAGGCGGCCGCCCGCCTGGCGGCCGCGGCCCGGATCGTGGAGAGCGGGGGGACGGTGGGCGCCGAGGGGCCGCGCACGTTCGTCGCCTAG